Genomic window (Calonectris borealis chromosome 18, bCalBor7.hap1.2, whole genome shotgun sequence):
CTGCCCCACTGCCACCAGTCCGCTGTGcgcggccccggccgggcggTGCTGCCGCCCCGGGCCGAGGGCGCccgcgaggtgggtgctgggtgccggggctctgcgggCGGCAGGTCGCGACGCGGGTCCCGGGTCCCCCCTCCGGCCACGCACGCGGCGGGCCCTGCTTAGCTTCGGGCCCCCCCCCGCGTTGCTAGGCAGCGCCCGCGCCCTCtgacccgccgccgccccgcccctcgcTCCCATAGCTACCGAGGGAGGCGGCGGCCATcttggcggcggcggggcgatgAGCGGCTCGAAggcgagggcggcggcggcggcggggccggagaaGAAGCCGCCGCCGGCGGGTGGGGGGGCGCTCAGCCGCCTGCGCGGGCAGCGCGGCTCGGCCGACGCGGCGCCGCGGTCGCCGTGGACCGAGTCCGAGCTGCTGGCGCTGGAGACCGTCCGGCCCGAGCACGTCCTGGGGCTGTGCCGGGTGACGGAGAGTGAGTgcgggccggggagcgggcgcCTCGGCCGGGTCCGGCTGGCCGCGCCGTCCCGGGCGGACACCCGGCCCGCGCTGCGCCGTTAGCCCCCCTTGGGCCGCGGCGGAGGGGGCTGTGCAGCGGGGTGGCGGAGCCGAGCTGGTCTGTGCCTCGGGGCGGAGgagagggcggcgggggggagcccgAGCGGCCCGGATCAGCGCTGCCGGCCGGTGCGCTGGCGTTGGAAGCGGCTGAGGAGCCTGCGCGTTGGCCGGCGCTGGGTGCAGCAGCGCGGTGTGCTTCTGCCTTCGGCTCTGTTACAACTTCCAGAAAGTTTGGGGTGttctggggtttggggttttgggttttgtgttgggtttttttttgttcttttttttgtttgtttttcctctgggCTGCTGATCTCCGCTTTTCTGTCCCGATCCCTTCCCTTTCTTGCTCTGCTACCTGGCACCTAGTGTGCCTTTGTTTCTTCTAGCCTCAATTTTGTCCCGCTTTCATGAAGCTTCTGCAAAACAACTTGCAGTACGTATCTTAACGGGCTGGGGCTAACAAAGACATTCCTTTGGTAATTGCTCAGAGACCTTTTGAAATGCTACTatatgttttctctctcttctagATTATTTATGCAAACCTGAGGACAACATTTACAACATTGACTTCACCAGGTTTAAGATCCGGGACCTTGAAACCGGAACAGTGCTGTTTGAAATTGCAAAGCCATCTGCTTCAGGTATGTCATGCTAATATTGCAGGGAGGCTAGAGAGACTCGGAGAGCTGAGAAGTTGCAATGCGGGACACATGCAAACCAAACGGAAAGGTCCTTTGATATGTCCTGTCTCCTTTAAGCATAGGACTGAGTTTACCTCTGCTGAGAAACTTGTTGTAAAAATGTGAAGTGATTATCTTGAGATGGGGGAACACTATCAACTGCACATCTTCCCTTCTTGGCTGGTTATGGTACAGAGTTTCTTTCATGTGCTTTGGCAATTGCGAGGGGGGATATCCTGTGAGATTGAGCGTGATTTCAGCGCTGGAGCCATCAAGGCTGCGCCGACTGTCATAGCAGATCTTTTCTTTATTATGTAGCGCCAGTATGAGTCTCAGACCAATTATTAAACACCTTTACATTCAGTGCCTAAGTAATAGCCAGCTTGTCCTGATACACCTACTAGCCTGTATTACCTTATGTGTACGCTATTAGCAGAATAACTCTGAGCTGGTGTTTTTTCTAGAGCAAGATGACGAGGATGAAGATGACAACAGTGAACTGGACGCTAGTGCAGGCCGCTTTGTTCGTTACCAGTTCACCCCAGCATTTCTCCGTCTTCGGACTGTTGGTGCAACGTGAGTATGAGTTCATAGAAAGAAGGGAGAATCAGATGTCTACAAAGTGTCACTTGACAGTTTATAACAAAACTGAGTCAAAGACTAGAGAGAACCCATTTGACACTACAAATATCAAAATCTCTCTTTCTGGAATGATCTGTTGGATTCTTATGTAGCTTCGGATCCAAGGCTCTGTTCCCAATAGGAAGAGAGGTATGTGGTCTTAGctgttttttcctactttttgcaTACAGAGTGGAATTCACAGTGGGAGAAAAGCCAGTGTCAAACTTTCGAATGATTGAGAGACATTACTTCCGAGATCGCTTGCTGAAGAACTTTGACTTTGATTTTGGCTTCTGCATCCCCAGTAGCAGGAACACGTGTGAACACATTTATGAATTCCCTCAGCTCTCAGAAGACCTTAGTAAGTATCTCCTTTCCCACACTGagttgtattttgtttgtttgtgtgtgtgcatatgctcATTTTCTCCCTGTCTCTACTTGTGAAAGAAGTTgtgactggggtggggggggacaggaATAGATAGAGGTTCGTGGTTTAAGCGGTGTGTAATCTTGACTGAATTAtggatttgtgctgcaaattctccttctttgaaaatgaaagccCAAGACAACCTGTGTGGTCAAGTCACAGGCTGCAAGAACTGATCAGAGTCACAGGGCTGATGTGCCTGATGCCTAACAGTGTAACCCAGAAGATAACAAAACCCTGAAAAAGCGTTCTCTTGGTAGCCATGCTTTTGTTTTCAGCACTTGCTTGTTAAGGCTTGAGCCTCCTGCTTTGGAACAGAACTGGCTCTTCTCCGAGAGGTGTGTTTTTGAGCCTGCTAAGATCTCTGCAAATATACGTTGCGCAGGGTATGTTTGACCTCAGGGGGTGGATAGAGCAGGAGCACGTGGGCCCTTCTGAGGCGCAGAGTTTGTACCCCGCCTGTGTACGTGTGGGGAGTGCCGCCGCTTTTTCGTTTGCGGATTGCTGCCTCTCTGCTTACAGACGTGATTGCTGCTCTGCTCTAGTGGTGGCTCTACAGCTTCTATGGTCGTTTTGTGTGAGATTACTTGGTCCccctttgtttgcttttgacaGCACTTGTCCTGTGAATAGAAAGAATAGGAAAGGGCAGGCCAGAGCTTTTGAACCGTGCTCAGCAGAGCAGTTTGCCTCTTTTACTTGGGTAGGGCAGAGCATCAGCCTGGTAAATCCAGCAGAGTGACAGAGTCCTTTTTACTCTGACTTGGTGCTGTCCAGTGGAGTGTGGCAGGCTTTTGAATGTAATTGAGCTTTCTCTTTCACAGTCCGTCTGATGGTTGAAAATCCATACGAGACCCGCTCAGACAGCTTTTACTTTGTGGACAACAAGTTGATTATGCACAACAAGGCCGACTATGCTTACAATGGAGGACAGTAATCATTCTGCGTCCACTGGATGCTGTGCAGCCGTTAACTGTTCCAGATGTCCAGGAGTGGACTGGAGTTGCTGTCTCGTGCAACAAGGCTTCTTGCCAAACCTTTTCTCCTTGCATGAGGCTGAAAACATGAAGCAAAGACGACAGCTCATGAAAGTAAAGGAAATCTCCCTGCAACACTTCTCTATCTGACACTCAACATATCCTGCCTCTTGTTCTCTATTTCTGGTTACCTTCTGGTACCTTGGTTAGGTCATGGATCAGAGGCACTGTTAGAAAATCATTGCTGTTACAGTCTTTATAGTTAGGTTGCACTTTTAGTGCTTCTGATGTTTCACCTGTTGGGTGACTACCCTCTTTCAAGAGGTCAGATTGTTTGGGTAAGCTATTTCTTAGCAGGAAAATTTTCCCCTTTCAAGTAGCCAGTGACGCCTGAAGAGCAGATCTCTTCTTCAGTTGGATAGATCATCTCTTTAGTGCACAGTGGTTTAGTCTGTAACATGGCTGAGATTGCTTTTTAGGGTGCATCCCAGTATTCTCCAGTGGGAAAGATAAAATAAGAGACTAATTCAGCTTCTAAGCAGTGTAAGAATCTTCCTTCTGCCTCCAGGGGCCTGAGCTGTCCCTGAGAACAGCTTAATCTGTGTCTTGCCAGAGATTTCACTAGAGATACGAGATAGGGAAAAAGGGGCTTTATCTGGGTTGGTCATTGAGTCAGTCTGATAGCATTTCCATTTGAGCTCTTGAGAGCAAATTGTTGAATTTTGGAGCTCAGGGGTCAACCTTAGAGCTGAAGTTAATCTCACTATATTTACCATTTCTCCTGCTTCCCTTTGTGTCGGAATTTTGGCTCTTGCTACAGAATGTATTGCTTTTTAGATCAACAGCACATTATCAGTCTAGCTGGGGTGAAAGGGAGGTGTCAGTCTAGTCAGGGGCTTAGGGGAAGAAGGGAGAATGTGGAAAATCACTTGAAAAATGTGTAGGAAGCAGAGCTTCCTAGGCATCAATCTCTGTATACTTTTAAACCTGAATGATCTGTCAGAGGTGCTGGGAGGAGACGGTTGTGTTACCAGCtcatttgctttgtttcagtTGAGGTATTAGCAGCTAAAAGCTTCCTGGGTCAGAAAACTCACTGTTATGGAGTGGGAGTCTTACAAAGTGAGAATTTATATGATTTCCTTTTGAATTGTTTGAGTTCCCATCACTGCTTTGCCTACTTAGCTGCTTATTTATGGTTTAGGAAGTTCTGCTGAGTTAGTTACTGCCAGAGCAGAGGGTGTATTTCACAGCTGCCTTTGGATCTGGCGATAGGAAGTACCATCATCCGGTGGGAAGAGGAGACCCATGTCTTCCCAGCAGCCATGCTGGAGCTGGGCTCCTGACCATGCAAAATCTCAGCTAACAAAACCCTTTTCTGTCTATTTTGCTGGCTCTCAAGACTGGCGTTTTCCTGTCCCCAGCTGGGCTGGTCAGTCGTGTCTCTTGTACATGGGAATTAGGTTACATCTAGACTAGAGACGTTTGGTAGTATTAGTTCCGCTTGTTCCTTGAGACAGTTGAAATCTAACTCCTTGGTGGATGCCGTTGGTTACCTGTTGCGTTAAGTAAGATTCAGCATAGTGTATGTTTTAGTAGGATTAAGTGGGGTGGGCATCACAGCCTGGAGCCTGTTAATGCGTAGACAGCAATAGGAAACCACTGCCTTTACCTCACAGATTAATGATGTTAACTTTCGTGTAGAAGATCAGCTGGCATCAGGGTAAACAGTGAGAGTATGTGGGGTGGCAGCCGTGAAAGAATCTCCAGCTCTTGGGAAGATATTTAGTTATGATTAACAACAACAAATGACCTGTTCTGGGTGGAGCATTAATCATGAGCAACCACAACAAATGTCTTGGGAATGCAGAGGGACAAGGTCTGCGTGGTTGAAAGATGAAGAACAGTTCTGCTACCATCAATCCCCTCCAGCATCTCCAAAGGCACTTAGGCAATCTTGCTTAGTTACTTCAGAATTAGTTAAAGCTGCTTGTAAGATGGAGCTTGAGATGCCTCTTGCAGTGATTGTCTTCAAAAGGCCTCATGCCGTGCTGGTGAGGTGGGAAACATTTGTTTTGATGGAAGAACACGTAGTTACTTGTGACAAGGCAGAACTGCCTGGAAGTGTGTTTTTCATCCCGAAGTGTTCTGAGATGCTCAGGATAGTGTCTGAAGAGCCTGCTAGTTATTCCCTGGGAAGTTTTAGCATATTGAGCTGAATTTGTATATAGTATAAATCCAGGTGCCTTTAAATGTTACTTATATCTCATTTTCTGTATGAAGCAACCTCTTGCTTTTCTTATGAGTATAATGATTCCCATCTTTTCAATGACTGCGTAAAGGTTCCTAACAGGAAGATAGATTGTTGCCAGAGTGAGCAGCAGAAATCACTGTGAGAGCTGTTTGTAGCCGTCAGCGTGCAAATACCTCTGTACGGTCGGGGTATTTGTAGGGGTGTGGGTGCCATCTAGCTGCTGCCTTGCAGAACGTGACTGAGAGCAGGAGAGCACTCTGCCAAATGTAAATGAGGCATTTGATGCTCATAGGAAAGTGGATTCCTGTCTTTAGTCATTACCTCTGCCAGTAGTgatgagaaaaaaagcattggAAGCAGTTGCTTTCCCATTGGTGAATGTATTGGCTATTCAgcaatacaaaaaggaaaactggaggaAGATTGGAAGATTTGCAGGCAGCACTAGCACCCCTCAGCTTCTAGCTGGATTTGTTTGCTTTGCCAAATTAGAAGGTCTTTGCCCAAAAAGCATGCTACAGAAAAAAGGTCTTTACAAGAGGGCAACCCAGCACTGAAAAAGTTGATTGTAATCCAAAAAGTCAGGGATTTCCAAACTCCTATCCCCACTTTGGCCGCTGCCCTAAGGTTCCTTTTCTCTTAGATGCTTTCTATAAAGTGTCTTCTCTTTGTGGCAGGGGTGATGTCTTTGGTAAACATGGTTTAACAGAGCATCTTTCTTCTGGATTGTGTGCTCTgatgctttaatgatgggtcaaAGCTACTCATGCCAGTGAGCTAGGAAGATGCTCCAGTGGGATCTCATCCTTGCCAGAGGGATGGTCTGTCCTAGCCAGGTGCTGAACACAAGGGAGATCCTTTCACTGTCGGTTAAAGTTTGAGCAAGGGGAAGGGTATCTGTGCAGACAGCTTCTCTCAGGTCGTGTGCTGagttggaaagagaaaagatttgGGATCATACTGTGTTCTGCTATAACAAAAAAAAGGGACCAAACCCACAAACTCATGTCAAATCTTTCCAGTATTTGTCCTCTTAGGACCAGGAcctgtttttcacatttttgagGCGAATGCTTTGGATCCATGCAAGCAAGCTTCCTGGACAGCTATTTTCATGATTGACTGAGGAATACATATTGCACCTTGTGAAGGAAGGTCATCTCTTGTCATATGGACTGGGTACTGCTGACCCTGTCCTCCCTTTTTGGTAGGAAGTGTCTTCCTTTGTGTGTTTTCCTTAGGATTTTCAATGTCTCTTGCTGCagcgaagcagcagcagcagcagcctcctctctggTGCTTAAGGATGCTTATTCCGCTTGTCCGAGGGTTCAGGAAGAATAAAACAAGTGTTTAGAAGGCAGGAACGAGTGAGGAAGGTGGTGATGGTGAAGCGGTAACTCTACGTCTCAGCTCTGTGTTTCATTACATCCTCTTCAGCTGCTTCCCAGTGTTGGCCTTCTGCCCTGCTGTCCTGTCACATCGAGCTACTGAGCCTTGTGCCACCCCAGAGCGTGGCCCGGTATCGGTTGAACTTCTCGGACTCGAGCACTGCCCTCTCCTGTAGCTTTGTGGTGAGGACAAGGCGAAGGGACGGCTGCCTGGCGGAGCCAccacctcttcctctgcagcaaaggaaaaaacgAACACCAGCAAGCGCCACCTCCGTCTGCCTGCATCTCGGTGCTGTTGCAGGACTTGTGTTTCTGTCTCTCAGCGTGGCCTTTG
Coding sequences:
- the UNC119B gene encoding protein unc-119 homolog B, whose amino-acid sequence is MSGSKARAAAAAGPEKKPPPAGGGALSRLRGQRGSADAAPRSPWTESELLALETVRPEHVLGLCRVTENYLCKPEDNIYNIDFTRFKIRDLETGTVLFEIAKPSASEQDDEDEDDNSELDASAGRFVRYQFTPAFLRLRTVGATVEFTVGEKPVSNFRMIERHYFRDRLLKNFDFDFGFCIPSSRNTCEHIYEFPQLSEDLIRLMVENPYETRSDSFYFVDNKLIMHNKADYAYNGGQ